The following coding sequences are from one Arthrobacter sp. PvP023 window:
- a CDS encoding PP2C family protein-serine/threonine phosphatase, with protein sequence MLGRDVVESGPEAWGLPQDRLSRRARAVAGLDIVGTPPEERFDRITRMARLMFRAPIATITIFDGDTAWFKSADGFDGRQVPLNQVFCSTTADTGERLIVENAAVDRRFRNLPGVTGEAHIRFYAGEPLVDRNGEVVGSFCVYDDRPRVFQPDELELFEELAAWAQAELIERTDLARAKEVQEALLPGRTPRMPGYELAATCTPSCSVGGDYYDWAKTDYGTALGVADVMGKGSAAAIMGATVRAGLRTASELTERDRDGRYRLDQVMSGMARIVTGDLLRTNIFVTVFLAHLEETTGRVDFADAGHGFCLVVEPDGGFRRIAGADLPLGIEPRGAWSQGSFTLAPSETMLIFSDGLFDLFGGAADALQHIALLTIEHPDPNDLVDTIAALASAATAVDDVTAIVVRRQP encoded by the coding sequence GTGCTGGGGCGTGACGTGGTGGAATCCGGGCCGGAAGCATGGGGACTTCCGCAGGACCGGCTCAGCAGGCGTGCCCGCGCAGTGGCCGGACTGGACATTGTTGGCACCCCGCCGGAAGAGCGATTCGACCGCATCACCCGGATGGCGCGGTTGATGTTCCGGGCCCCAATAGCCACCATCACCATCTTCGACGGCGACACCGCGTGGTTTAAGTCCGCCGACGGCTTTGACGGGCGCCAGGTCCCGCTCAACCAGGTCTTCTGCAGCACCACCGCTGACACGGGTGAGCGCCTGATCGTGGAAAATGCGGCAGTGGACCGGCGGTTCCGGAATCTGCCCGGGGTCACGGGGGAAGCCCACATACGTTTCTACGCCGGAGAACCGCTGGTGGACAGGAACGGCGAAGTGGTGGGTTCCTTCTGCGTCTACGATGACCGGCCCCGGGTGTTCCAACCGGACGAACTTGAGCTGTTCGAAGAGCTCGCAGCCTGGGCGCAGGCTGAACTGATCGAGCGGACCGACCTTGCCCGGGCCAAGGAAGTGCAGGAGGCCCTGCTGCCGGGCCGCACCCCCCGCATGCCCGGCTACGAGCTGGCGGCAACGTGCACGCCGTCGTGCAGCGTCGGCGGGGACTACTATGACTGGGCCAAGACGGATTACGGGACGGCGCTGGGCGTAGCGGACGTGATGGGCAAGGGCAGCGCGGCGGCCATCATGGGCGCCACCGTGCGGGCGGGACTGCGGACTGCATCGGAACTGACCGAGCGTGACCGCGACGGCCGCTACCGGCTGGACCAGGTGATGTCCGGCATGGCCCGGATCGTCACCGGCGACCTGCTGCGGACCAACATCTTCGTCACGGTGTTCCTGGCGCATCTCGAGGAAACCACCGGCAGGGTGGATTTTGCGGACGCGGGCCACGGTTTCTGCCTGGTGGTGGAGCCCGACGGCGGCTTCCGCAGGATCGCCGGTGCCGACCTGCCGCTGGGAATCGAGCCGCGCGGCGCCTGGAGCCAGGGAAGCTTCACGCTGGCCCCGTCCGAAACGATGCTGATCTTTTCCGACGGGCTCTTCGACCTCTTTGGCGGCGCGGCCGACGCCCTGCAGCACATTGCCCTGCTGACCATCGAACACCCTGATCCAAACGATCTGGTGGACACCATTGCCGCGCTGGCCTCGGCCGCCACTGCAGTGGACGACGTAACCGCAATCGTTGTACGGAGGCAACCATGA
- a CDS encoding DUF1304 domain-containing protein produces MIPASLVFAFIAALLHVYIFTMESVTWTRPATWKRFGVASQADAETTRPMAYNQGFYNLFLAVGALIGLGAVLWGQPLVGWTLIFASCGSMLLAAAVLALSGRKYLRAAATQGTTPLLAVVLGLLGLLTA; encoded by the coding sequence ATGATCCCGGCCTCCCTCGTTTTTGCGTTCATCGCCGCCCTGCTGCACGTCTACATCTTCACGATGGAATCCGTCACCTGGACCCGGCCGGCGACGTGGAAGCGCTTCGGTGTCGCCTCGCAGGCCGACGCCGAGACCACCCGGCCGATGGCCTATAACCAGGGCTTCTACAACCTGTTCCTGGCCGTCGGCGCGCTGATCGGCCTCGGCGCGGTCCTTTGGGGCCAGCCGCTGGTGGGCTGGACCCTCATTTTCGCGTCCTGCGGTTCCATGCTGCTCGCTGCCGCCGTCCTGGCGCTGAGCGGACGCAAGTACCTCCGCGCGGCCGCCACGCAAGGCACGACGCCGCTTCTCGCCGTCGTGCTCGGCCTCCTGGGGCTGCTCACCGCCTGA
- a CDS encoding GAF and ANTAR domain-containing protein translates to MDEITLDTSVAGQVQDLVINSQDVNRFLAEFCELSADSLSRTLGQDVSCAVTLNRHHRTTTAAWSNPEARLFDEIQQNYGDGPCLHAMSTGTTVLVRDTRADSRWPEYGLAVASLGQLSMLGVPLTLDSGASAALNVFAPAPDVFRTAAIQKAELFALQAEKALRLAVRISVQQQLAEDLRSAMESRTAIDLAAGIIMGQNRCSQSEAMAILTKASSGRNLKLRVVAEKLVQSFTPGSPSTHFEG, encoded by the coding sequence ATGGACGAGATCACGCTGGACACATCAGTGGCGGGACAGGTGCAGGATCTGGTCATCAACAGCCAGGACGTCAACAGATTCCTGGCGGAGTTCTGTGAGCTTTCCGCCGACTCCCTCTCACGCACCCTGGGCCAGGACGTTTCCTGCGCTGTCACCCTGAACCGACACCACCGGACCACCACGGCGGCCTGGAGCAACCCGGAGGCACGCCTCTTCGACGAGATCCAGCAGAACTATGGCGACGGACCCTGCCTCCACGCGATGTCCACGGGTACCACGGTGCTGGTCCGGGATACCCGCGCTGACTCGCGGTGGCCGGAATACGGCCTCGCAGTTGCCTCACTGGGGCAGTTGAGCATGCTGGGCGTCCCCCTCACCCTGGACTCCGGCGCTTCCGCGGCGCTGAACGTGTTCGCTCCGGCCCCGGACGTCTTTAGGACTGCCGCGATTCAGAAGGCTGAGCTCTTCGCTTTGCAGGCAGAGAAGGCGCTTCGCCTCGCGGTAAGGATCAGCGTCCAGCAACAACTGGCTGAGGACCTGCGCTCCGCCATGGAGTCCCGCACGGCAATAGACCTCGCGGCCGGGATCATCATGGGCCAGAACAGGTGCTCGCAGTCAGAAGCGATGGCCATCCTCACCAAGGCTTCCAGCGGCCGGAACTTGAAACTCCGGGTCGTGGCGGAAAAGCTCGTGCAATCATTCACCCCCGGGTCGCCCTCCACGCACTTCGAGGGATAG
- a CDS encoding class II fructose-bisphosphate aldolase, protein MRARLDHLVVSALQQGAAVPAFTCYDFTTALAVVEAAEEAGRGAILLVAPKTAGTPNGLRLITALRGLADSAAVPIAVQLDHASDLRVIADAVAAGADSVLADGSSLPYEENIALVREARAVLEAQGHADVVIEAELGGLAGDEDRAFGTDATGSSAQGSAGLTDSAQVEDFVARTGAQLLAVAVGNVHGKYKGEPQLRWDVLQDIAVRTHIPLVLHGASGIPAEELVKAAAMNVGKVNFNTELRTGVLATLESETGPHRADGENLQGLLGKWNASAREFAGGALSTLTK, encoded by the coding sequence ATGCGTGCCCGACTCGACCACCTGGTAGTTTCAGCCCTCCAGCAGGGCGCAGCCGTCCCGGCCTTCACATGCTACGACTTCACCACCGCCCTGGCCGTGGTGGAGGCGGCGGAAGAAGCCGGCCGCGGGGCCATCCTGCTGGTGGCTCCGAAGACGGCCGGCACCCCCAACGGGCTGCGGCTTATCACGGCGCTCCGCGGCCTGGCGGACTCCGCCGCCGTCCCGATCGCCGTGCAGCTGGACCATGCGTCCGATCTCCGGGTGATTGCCGACGCCGTCGCGGCGGGGGCGGATTCGGTCCTCGCGGACGGTTCGTCGCTGCCGTACGAGGAAAACATCGCCCTGGTGCGCGAAGCGCGCGCCGTGCTGGAAGCGCAAGGCCATGCCGACGTCGTGATCGAAGCGGAACTGGGCGGGCTGGCCGGTGACGAGGACCGCGCTTTCGGCACGGACGCCACAGGGTCTTCCGCGCAAGGTTCCGCCGGGCTGACCGACTCCGCCCAGGTGGAGGACTTCGTGGCCCGCACCGGCGCCCAGCTGCTGGCCGTGGCCGTGGGCAATGTGCACGGCAAGTACAAGGGGGAACCGCAGCTGCGGTGGGACGTGCTGCAGGACATCGCAGTGCGCACCCACATCCCGCTGGTGCTGCACGGTGCCTCCGGCATTCCGGCGGAGGAGCTGGTCAAGGCCGCCGCCATGAACGTGGGCAAGGTGAACTTCAACACCGAACTCCGCACCGGCGTGCTGGCCACGCTGGAATCCGAAACCGGCCCGCATCGTGCGGACGGCGAGAACCTCCAGGGTTTGCTCGGGAAGTGGAACGCCTCGGCCAGGGAGTTCGCCGGCGGCGCCCTGTCCACCCTCACGAAGTAA
- a CDS encoding acyltransferase — MGVPQQQKPQAGAGQELPAPDRDAVIDLARFFCLALVVVGHTMMVSPVLHPDGTVTTENTLALQDWFEPVIWIFMVMPLFFVAGGITGLQSWRRLKSRGGNGVEFAQARLLRLVRPAAALLAVMFAGLWAARLSGVKPQVVELIVTGAGMPLWFLAAYLAAQLNIPWLAALHDRAPWLTLAGLTALVVAVDCFRGSLPLLAYANILFLWCAVQQLGFLLADAPPGKPGASTLVGVIIASNLILGLVTGLGLYRGNMLVNLNPPNLCLLLLGAAQAAALQLSRPVLSGAASARWVRTVVGMAGRRAMTIYLWHLPLLAAMSGLLLLTDFPKPPAGTAAWWWSRPMVLLGVMALLLPVLAVFGRLEERPTASAHSRRRPAAAVVLAVVAVFIPVVDAAINGLTLALLGGGAACFALAVLLLGRIPVRPGGAPGAPGGPLPPGPLSANVEP, encoded by the coding sequence ATGGGTGTTCCGCAGCAGCAGAAGCCGCAGGCAGGCGCAGGGCAGGAGCTGCCCGCTCCGGACCGCGACGCCGTGATCGACCTTGCCCGTTTCTTCTGCCTGGCCCTGGTGGTGGTGGGCCACACCATGATGGTCAGTCCCGTGCTTCACCCCGACGGCACCGTCACCACCGAAAACACCCTCGCCCTGCAGGACTGGTTCGAGCCCGTCATCTGGATCTTCATGGTGATGCCGCTCTTCTTCGTGGCGGGCGGAATCACCGGACTGCAGTCCTGGCGGCGGCTCAAGTCCCGCGGCGGCAACGGCGTCGAGTTCGCCCAGGCCAGGCTGCTGCGGCTTGTCCGCCCGGCCGCCGCGCTGCTGGCCGTGATGTTCGCCGGGCTGTGGGCCGCGCGGCTCTCCGGCGTCAAGCCGCAGGTGGTGGAGCTGATCGTCACCGGCGCCGGGATGCCGCTATGGTTCCTGGCCGCGTACCTGGCGGCCCAGCTGAACATCCCCTGGCTTGCGGCACTCCATGACCGTGCACCCTGGCTGACACTCGCCGGCCTCACCGCCCTGGTGGTGGCCGTCGACTGCTTCCGCGGGTCCCTGCCGCTGCTGGCCTACGCCAACATCCTGTTCCTCTGGTGCGCGGTCCAGCAACTGGGGTTCCTGCTCGCCGACGCCCCGCCCGGGAAGCCCGGCGCGTCCACGCTGGTGGGTGTCATCATTGCCAGCAACCTCATCCTGGGCCTGGTGACGGGCCTGGGGCTGTACCGCGGCAACATGCTGGTGAACCTGAATCCCCCCAACCTTTGCCTGTTGCTCCTGGGCGCGGCGCAGGCGGCCGCGCTCCAGCTCTCCAGGCCGGTGCTCAGCGGTGCGGCCTCGGCACGGTGGGTCCGGACCGTGGTGGGGATGGCCGGACGGCGCGCCATGACCATCTACCTGTGGCACCTGCCCCTGCTGGCCGCGATGTCCGGGCTGCTCCTGCTCACCGATTTCCCCAAGCCGCCGGCCGGTACCGCCGCATGGTGGTGGTCGCGGCCGATGGTCCTGCTCGGCGTCATGGCGCTCCTGCTGCCTGTCCTCGCTGTGTTCGGGCGGTTGGAAGAACGGCCGACGGCGTCAGCCCACTCCCGCCGCCGGCCCGCCGCCGCGGTGGTCCTCGCCGTCGTGGCGGTCTTCATCCCGGTGGTTGACGCGGCCATCAACGGGCTGACGCTCGCCCTCCTGGGCGGAGGAGCCGCATGCTTTGCGCTGGCCGTGCTCCTGCTTGGCCGGATTCCGGTGCGTCCCGGCGGCGCGCCGGGCGCCCCCGGCGGACCATTGCCACCGGGGCCTTTAAGTGCCAATGTCGAACCATGA
- a CDS encoding GNAT family N-acetyltransferase: MTENTVSTEDTFSPDVTTTRNDALHRYELRVGGKLAVQSRFVDRPGHVDFIHTDTAEEFKGQGLAKVLAHFALDDVVSAGKRIIPHCPFIYGYLKKHDAYGQFIDWPEQPPTDPVTAS, from the coding sequence ATGACGGAGAACACGGTATCCACTGAAGACACGTTCAGCCCGGACGTCACCACCACCCGGAATGATGCCCTTCACCGCTACGAGCTGCGTGTCGGCGGGAAGCTGGCGGTCCAGTCGCGTTTCGTGGACAGACCAGGGCACGTGGACTTCATCCACACCGACACGGCGGAAGAGTTCAAGGGGCAGGGCCTGGCAAAGGTGCTGGCGCATTTCGCCCTCGATGACGTGGTGTCCGCCGGCAAACGGATCATCCCGCATTGCCCCTTCATTTACGGCTACCTGAAGAAGCACGACGCCTACGGCCAGTTCATCGACTGGCCCGAGCAGCCGCCCACGGACCCCGTTACCGCTTCCTAG